Genomic segment of Paenibacillus sp. FSL R5-0912:
CGCCGGTGCTGGCGACCATGGCCTTGTTCATGGGGGTTGGGCAATGGAATTCCTGGCTGGATTCAGCTTATTTCGTCCAGTCCGAGGAGCTGCGTACGCTGGCCTTCCGCATGATGGAGGTCATCAACAAGAGCAATTCTCCTATGGATTCGCTGGCGGTAGCCAACAGTGTCTCGGCGGGTGTCACCAGCTTCTCCTTACAGGTCACTTCAATGGTGGTGTCCATTGTTCCCATTATCTGTGTGTACCCGTTCCTGCAGAAGTATTTCGTACATGGCATCATGCTGGGTTCGGTAAAAGGTTAGACAATTCATAATTTCAATCATGGAGGGATTAGCTTGAACAAAAGCAGAAGCTTCAAAATGGTTGTAGCCGCGCTGGCAATTGCCGTATTATCCGCCTGCGGCAGCGGAGGAAATGCCGCTCAGATCGCCCCGTCCGGCAGTCCGGACGCAGCAGCAGGCGGGAATTCTCCGGCCAAACCTGCGGAAGTGAAGGAATTGAGCCTGTTCATTGATGCGTCGTGGTACCCGGTTACGGAATGGAAGGGCCCGGTCGCCGATATGATTACCGAGAAGACGGGAGTGAAGCTCAAGGTTACAGTCGCTACCGATGATAAGCAGCTTCCGCTGATGATTGCCTCCGGTGACCTGCCGGACCTGGTGTTCACCTCTTCCAATATAGACCGGTTATCAGACTCGAAGCTGTCCTATTCCTGGAATGAGCTGATTGAGAAATATGCGCCGGATTTCAAGATTGACAAGACCCGGATTGCCATCCATACCATGGATGACGGCAAGTTCTATACCGTGCGGAATTCCTTTGCGACCCAGGAGGAGATGAAGAATAGTAAATATTCGTTAGGCAGCGACGGCAACCCGGGCATCGCGGTACGGGAGGATATTCTGAAGGAGCTGGGGAATCCGCCGATCAAGACCCTGGATGATTTCGTCAAGGTGCTGGGCATGGTCAAGGAGAAATATCCCGAGATGGTCCCGCTGATCATGGATAAGGACTGGATTGAACAGTATTTCCTGGCCCAGTTCGGTACGGAGACCCTGCTCGACGGCTGGTATGAACAGGACGGCAAGGTGGAATATGCGATCAGGCAGCCCAAGATGCTGGAATTTTTCAAGTTCATGAATAGCCTGTACCGCAATGGCTATATCCTGGCTGAGAATTTCGCACTGGCTAATGACCAGATTGATGATCAATATGCTACGGGCGGCAAAGCCTTCGCCCATAGCCATACCGTATCCACCGCAGATACCGATAACATCAAGATCAAGAGCAATCAGGGGGACTTCTCCTTCAAGATGCTGCCAAGCGTATTGTCGAAGGATGCCAAGGTAGTCAGCTCAGGACTCGGCTTCTCCGGAACCTTCATCACCAAGAAGAATAGGGACCCGGAGGCCTCCATCAAATTCATCCAGTATCTGGCCAGCGACGAGGGTAAGAAGCTGACGATGTTCGGAGTCGAAGGGGTACACTGGACCTGGAATGAAGAGGGCCACCCCGACTTCAAATATAATCCATCCGATGCCGATTTTGTGAACAGCAACGGGATTAAGTGGTGGTATCTCTATAACGATGGGGTTACCGAGGGCATGCTGTCTTATGTTCCTGAGCTGCAGAAGACGCAGGCGCTGATGGATCTGAAGTCCGTCAGAGTCTATAAGCCGGAGATCGGGCTGATTCAGACCCAGCCGGATTCACAGGAGAAGACCATCAAGACGAAGATTGACGAGATGGTCAAGAATGAGAAGGTCAAGATCTATCTGGCAGAATCGGAGGCGGCGGCAGTGGCAGCCTATGAGAATATGCTGAAGAATGCAGAGAACATAGGGCTGCAGAAGCTCACCGACTGGGCGAATACAACCTATCAGAAGAAGAAGGATTTATTTAAGTAAGCGGCTTCCTACCGGTAGAGACTTGTCTCTACCGGGTTTTACATGTTCATGGTAGGATAAGAAAAAAGAAGTCGGGCACCGGGGGGGCAGGCTGCCGTGAGCATTGTGCGCAAAATGATATTAGGATATATCCTGCTGATTTTTATACCGGTCGTTACCTTCGGCTATTATTATTACAGCAAGCTCTATGACAGTGTAAGCAGACAGTTTGTGGAGAGCCGTCAGAAGATACTGGAGCAGGCCTATTCCAATATGAAGGCGGATCTGGCCCGGATCGATTCCACCCAGCGGATGCTCCAGTACAACCCGTATGTCACTGACTATCTGGACGGCAGCTATGAGACGGACTCAGAGAGCATATATGCCTATAACCGTTATATCAATCCGGTGATTCTGCAATCGCTTAATATCAGTCCGGAGATCGACACGTTCAGAATCTATATAACCAAGCAGGGCGTGCTGCCCATTACTGACCGGCTGCTCGAACTATCGGCGCTGGATGAACAGGGTGCCGGGGCTACCCGTATGCTGCGGCCGGGACAGGGCAAATGGATACTCCCCGACTCCAAGGTCGAAGCACCCCCGCTGGTGTTCTATCAGAACATATATAATCATGACTTTACCGAGATTGTCGGACTGCTGGAGCTGCGGGTCGGCAGTGAGCTGATCCGCAAATTCTACCGGGCGACAGGCGGAGGAGATTGGACCGCTATGCTTCTGCCGCCGGAGGGGGAGCTGCCGGAGAGGGAAGGCATCCCCTCGGCGGTTGATCCTGCAACCTGGGCAAGAATGGCATCGGGAGAGTCGCAGACGTATTTCATCAACCGTGAGGTCATCGTCAACCAGCTGTTTATTCAGGAGCTGGGTGTCCGG
This window contains:
- a CDS encoding extracellular solute-binding protein produces the protein MNKSRSFKMVVAALAIAVLSACGSGGNAAQIAPSGSPDAAAGGNSPAKPAEVKELSLFIDASWYPVTEWKGPVADMITEKTGVKLKVTVATDDKQLPLMIASGDLPDLVFTSSNIDRLSDSKLSYSWNELIEKYAPDFKIDKTRIAIHTMDDGKFYTVRNSFATQEEMKNSKYSLGSDGNPGIAVREDILKELGNPPIKTLDDFVKVLGMVKEKYPEMVPLIMDKDWIEQYFLAQFGTETLLDGWYEQDGKVEYAIRQPKMLEFFKFMNSLYRNGYILAENFALANDQIDDQYATGGKAFAHSHTVSTADTDNIKIKSNQGDFSFKMLPSVLSKDAKVVSSGLGFSGTFITKKNRDPEASIKFIQYLASDEGKKLTMFGVEGVHWTWNEEGHPDFKYNPSDADFVNSNGIKWWYLYNDGVTEGMLSYVPELQKTQALMDLKSVRVYKPEIGLIQTQPDSQEKTIKTKIDEMVKNEKVKIYLAESEAAAVAAYENMLKNAENIGLQKLTDWANTTYQKKKDLFK